In a genomic window of Gossypium arboreum isolate Shixiya-1 chromosome 7, ASM2569848v2, whole genome shotgun sequence:
- the LOC108482358 gene encoding 40S ribosomal protein S27-2 has protein sequence MVLQNDIDLLNPPAELEKKKHKLKRLVQSPNSFFMDVKCQGCFNITTVFSHSQTVVVCGNCQTVLCQPTGGRARLTEGCSFRKKGD, from the exons ATG GTTCTTCAAAACGACATCGACTTGCTGAATCCTCCGGCCGAGCTTGAGAAGAAGAAGCACAAGCTAAAGCGTCTAGTTCAGTCTCCCAATTCCTTCTTCATG GATGTTAAATGTCAGGGCTGCTTCAACAT AACGACCGTATTTAGCCACTCTCAAACTGTGGTAGTTTGCGGTAATTGCCAGACAGTTTTATGCCAGCCTACTGGTGGTAGAGCCAGACTCACCGAAGGCTGCTCGTTCAGGAAAAAGGGTGACTAA